One window from the genome of Cricetulus griseus strain 17A/GY chromosome 2, alternate assembly CriGri-PICRH-1.0, whole genome shotgun sequence encodes:
- the Rpl11 gene encoding 60S ribosomal protein L11 encodes MSQDQGEKENPMRELRIRKLCLNICVGESGDRLTRAAKVLEQLTGQTPVFSKARYTVRSFGIRRNEKIAVHCTVRGAKAEEILEKGLKVREYELRKNNFSDTGNFGFGIQEHIDLGIKYDPSIGIYGLDFYVVLGRPGFSIADKKRRTGCIGAKHRISKEEAMRWFQQKYDGIILPGK; translated from the exons ATGTCG CAAGATCAAGGTGAAAAGGAGAACCCCATGCGGGAACTTCGCATCCGCAAGCTCTGCCTCAATATCTGTGTTGGGGAGAGCGGAGATAGGCTGACCAGGGCGGCCAAGGTGTTGGAGCAGCTCACGGGCCAGACACCGGTGTTTTCCAAAG CCAGATACACCGTCAGGTCCTTTGGCATCAGGAGAAATGAAAAGATTGCCGTCCACTGCACTGTCCGTGGAGCCAAGGCAGAAGAAATTCTGGAGAAAGGTCTGAAG gtGCGGGAGTATGAATTACGGAAAAATAACTTCTCAGACACCGGAAACTTTGGCTTTGGGATTCAGGAACACATTGATCTGGGCATCAAGTATGACCCGAGCATTGGGATCTATGGCCTGGACTTCTATGTG GTGCTGGGTAGGCCAGGTTTCAGCATCGCAGACAAGAAGCGCAGGACAGGCTGCATTGGGGCCAAACACAGAATCAGCAAAGAGGAGGCCATGCGCTGGTTCCAGCAGAAG TATGATGGGATCATCCTTCCTGgcaaataa